In the genome of Shewanella glacialimarina, one region contains:
- a CDS encoding polysaccharide deacetylase family protein: MLKKVMLVAGAILTGVISSLANAVVILQYHHVSDSTPKSTSVTPAQFAEQMQYLADNDFTVMSLTQAVEQIKLQQTGSPKQIVITFDDGYDSIIDNAAPILAKHQFPFTVFISVKPIDAGYKGMMSWQQIKKLTEQGATIANHSWGHEHLIRYLANETTVQWRQRVGQNLLKTEAEIKQQTGQSVKMLAYPYGEYNAELTSLLDELGFVGLGQQSGAAGNYSSLTALPRFPVAFDYADLSELTIKFTSLNMPVIKQNITDPQLKNGQWRPLLEVTVDTTDIDKHQMMCFVQGQGSQPAIWINDNTFSVQAKRDLPAGRKRYNCTVPSKTQTGYYWFSQAWVRPKNDGTWREE, from the coding sequence ATGCTTAAAAAAGTCATGTTAGTGGCGGGCGCAATATTAACGGGGGTTATATCGTCATTGGCCAATGCCGTGGTGATATTACAATACCACCATGTGTCTGACAGTACACCCAAAAGTACCTCAGTTACCCCTGCTCAATTTGCCGAACAAATGCAATATTTGGCTGACAACGACTTTACGGTTATGTCTCTGACTCAGGCTGTTGAACAAATAAAATTGCAGCAAACTGGATCGCCTAAGCAAATCGTTATTACCTTTGATGATGGTTATGACAGCATTATTGACAATGCCGCACCGATTTTAGCTAAGCATCAATTCCCATTTACTGTGTTTATCTCTGTTAAGCCTATTGATGCAGGATATAAGGGGATGATGAGCTGGCAGCAGATAAAAAAACTTACTGAACAAGGGGCGACAATCGCCAATCATAGTTGGGGGCATGAGCATTTAATTCGCTATCTTGCCAATGAAACCACTGTGCAATGGCGGCAGCGGGTTGGGCAAAACCTGTTGAAAACAGAAGCTGAAATTAAGCAGCAAACAGGGCAAAGTGTGAAAATGCTGGCATATCCATATGGTGAATATAATGCTGAGTTAACCTCATTGCTGGATGAGTTGGGTTTTGTTGGCTTGGGTCAGCAATCTGGCGCAGCAGGGAATTATTCATCACTCACGGCATTACCGCGTTTCCCGGTAGCCTTTGATTATGCCGACTTGTCTGAGTTAACGATCAAGTTTACCAGCTTGAACATGCCGGTAATTAAGCAAAACATTACCGATCCACAATTAAAAAATGGCCAATGGCGCCCTTTGCTTGAGGTAACAGTCGACACCACTGATATTGATAAGCACCAAATGATGTGTTTTGTGCAGGGCCAGGGAAGTCAGCCTGCTATTTGGATTAATGATAATACTTTTTCTGTGCAGGCGAAGCGCGATTTACCCGCAGGACGAAAGCGCTACAATTGTACTGTGCCTAGTAAAACCCAAACAGGCTATTATTGGTTTTCACAAGCTTGGGTAAGGCCTAAAAATGATGGCACTTGGCGTGAAGAATAG
- a CDS encoding SCO family protein: MGKRSIIVALIIMAFGGIVANQWLSPADNMPTTSLTKSQYDSLDLATSFIYDNPRKLAPFSLSDQYGNTITNKDLEGKWSLFFIGFTSCPDVCPTTLNKLAAAYPALQQISDTIQVVFVSADPDRDTQTKRLDYINFFNSDFKAISAEHAQLFPFSRDLGFAYAMVGDGDDYQVDHSASYVLVSPNAEKIAVFKAKPKPGETPQILNNELIADFKKIVDNT; encoded by the coding sequence ATGGGTAAGCGCAGTATTATTGTCGCACTGATAATTATGGCATTCGGGGGCATAGTCGCTAATCAATGGCTAAGCCCTGCAGATAATATGCCTACAACGTCACTTACTAAGTCGCAATACGACTCCCTAGATTTAGCCACCAGCTTTATTTACGATAATCCTCGTAAATTGGCGCCGTTTAGTTTGAGTGATCAATATGGCAACACGATTACCAACAAAGATTTAGAGGGGAAATGGAGCTTATTTTTTATCGGTTTCACCTCATGCCCAGATGTGTGCCCAACCACACTTAACAAACTGGCCGCAGCCTACCCAGCTTTACAGCAAATATCTGACACCATACAAGTGGTGTTTGTATCAGCCGATCCTGACCGTGACACGCAAACCAAACGTCTAGATTACATCAACTTTTTTAATAGTGACTTTAAAGCCATTAGCGCTGAACACGCTCAGCTATTTCCCTTTAGCCGCGATCTCGGCTTTGCTTATGCCATGGTAGGTGATGGTGATGATTATCAAGTCGACCACAGCGCATCATATGTGCTGGTCTCACCTAATGCGGAAAAAATAGCGGTATTTAAAGCCAAGCCTAAGCCGGGTGAGACACCTCAAATACTGAATAATGAGTTAATTGCTGATTTTAAAAAGATCGTTGATAACACTTAA
- the cyoE gene encoding heme o synthase, with protein sequence MTKPIILNAPSAALTFQWRAYFEMTKPKVVALMLLTVLVGMCLALPGAVPLQPLIVGMVGIGLMAGAAAAFNHLIDRKIDGLMARTYNRPLPKGKISGVKAAVFAVSIGVLGFVMLYAWVNPLTAWLTFASLIGYALVYTTYLKRATSQNIVIGGLAGAMPPLLGWTAVTNEMHGHALLLVIIIFTWTPPHFWALAIHRRKEYAKVNIPMLPVTHGVEFTKTCILLYTILLAIACLLPVLVGMSGPVYLVGSTLLSCGFIYKAWQLKYHDYSGLAMNVFKFSIYHLMVLFIILLVDHYLWVN encoded by the coding sequence ATGACAAAACCGATCATCCTCAACGCTCCAAGTGCGGCTCTCACATTCCAGTGGCGGGCATACTTTGAAATGACTAAACCCAAAGTGGTAGCATTAATGCTACTGACGGTATTAGTGGGTATGTGTTTAGCCTTACCGGGCGCAGTACCACTACAACCTTTAATTGTCGGTATGGTCGGCATAGGATTAATGGCAGGCGCAGCAGCCGCTTTTAATCACCTTATTGACCGAAAAATAGATGGCCTAATGGCGCGAACCTATAACCGTCCATTGCCTAAAGGTAAAATATCTGGCGTAAAAGCGGCAGTGTTTGCGGTATCTATTGGGGTGCTAGGATTTGTGATGCTGTATGCCTGGGTTAACCCCCTCACAGCTTGGCTTACCTTTGCCAGCCTAATTGGTTACGCCTTGGTCTATACCACGTATTTGAAACGTGCAACATCGCAAAACATTGTAATTGGCGGCTTAGCAGGCGCAATGCCCCCTTTACTTGGCTGGACCGCTGTCACCAATGAAATGCATGGTCATGCGTTATTGTTGGTGATTATTATTTTCACCTGGACACCGCCGCATTTTTGGGCGCTAGCCATTCATCGACGTAAAGAGTACGCAAAAGTAAATATTCCAATGCTGCCAGTCACCCACGGCGTTGAGTTTACCAAAACCTGTATTTTGCTATACACAATACTGCTCGCCATTGCGTGCTTATTACCCGTGTTAGTCGGAATGTCAGGCCCAGTTTATTTGGTTGGTTCAACGCTACTGAGTTGTGGATTTATTTATAAAGCTTGGCAGCTTAAGTACCATGACTACTCAGGTTTAGCGATGAATGTATTTAAATTTTCTATTTACCACTTAATGGTGCTATTTATTATCTTGCTGGTTGATCATTACTTGTGGGTGAATTAA
- a CDS encoding FKBP-type peptidyl-prolyl cis-trans isomerase produces the protein MTSSTLTDLIINDTQIGTGKAAEKGALITCKYTGKLADGTVFDSSDTFQVVISAKRVIQGWYMGIIGDNPMKVGGKRQLSVPANLGYGERQIGEKIPPHSDLFFDIELLEVLTRDD, from the coding sequence ATGACCTCATCAACATTGACAGATTTAATCATCAACGACACCCAAATAGGCACAGGTAAAGCCGCCGAAAAAGGTGCATTAATTACCTGTAAATATACTGGCAAACTAGCCGACGGTACTGTGTTTGATAGTTCGGATACATTTCAAGTGGTGATATCCGCTAAGCGGGTTATTCAAGGTTGGTATATGGGCATTATTGGCGACAATCCGATGAAGGTTGGTGGCAAGCGTCAATTGTCAGTGCCAGCAAACCTTGGTTACGGCGAGCGTCAAATTGGCGAGAAAATCCCACCTCATTCAGATTTGTTTTTTGACATCGAATTGCTTGAAGTGTTAACCCGTGATGATTAA
- the dinF gene encoding MATE family efflux transporter DinF — MSVFRLLLNGDKNRQLMALAIPMILSNITVPLLGLVDTAVIGHLGEAYYLGGVALGSTIITLIIWLLGFLRMSTTGLVAQAFGANDHHTQQQLLIQGISLALLLAFFALLFQQPILSLALHLTEASEQVQFYCRQYVEIRIWSLPFALTNLVLLGWLLGRQQPKAAMWQLIIANIVNIILDVVFVIGFQWNVQGAALASVIADMCAFSVAVIMVKQQLQKQPGFTWPQLTQHLSFTGLSRLLTLNRDIFIRSLCLQAAFSFMAFYGAGLGDDTLAANAVLLNLLMLISYALDGVAYYAEAEVGRAVGQNNPSLLFESVSLAFAWSAIIAVIFSVFFGLFGQHIINALTNIPSVQQTASTYLMWLIAMPIVAFGCYLFDGVYIGAAQGHIMRNSMIIATFGVYFPLWWSLQSFGNHALWGALCAFMLFRSISLGWHYQYRLKLKFG; from the coding sequence ATGTCTGTGTTTCGTTTACTGTTAAATGGCGATAAAAACCGCCAATTAATGGCGCTAGCCATTCCAATGATTTTATCTAATATCACAGTGCCACTATTAGGTTTAGTGGACACTGCGGTTATTGGTCATCTTGGTGAAGCCTATTACTTAGGCGGAGTGGCGCTGGGCAGTACCATTATTACCTTAATAATATGGTTATTAGGCTTTTTACGTATGTCGACCACAGGGTTAGTGGCACAAGCTTTTGGCGCAAACGATCACCATACCCAGCAGCAATTGCTTATTCAAGGGATCAGTTTAGCGCTTTTACTGGCCTTTTTCGCCCTTCTATTCCAACAGCCAATATTGTCATTAGCGCTGCACTTAACTGAAGCCAGCGAACAGGTACAATTTTATTGTCGTCAGTATGTGGAGATCCGCATTTGGTCATTGCCTTTCGCCTTAACTAACCTAGTGTTATTAGGCTGGCTACTTGGTAGGCAACAACCCAAAGCTGCTATGTGGCAGCTAATTATTGCCAACATTGTTAATATTATTCTAGATGTGGTGTTTGTAATTGGTTTTCAATGGAACGTACAAGGTGCGGCTTTAGCATCGGTGATCGCTGATATGTGTGCATTTAGTGTGGCGGTAATTATGGTTAAACAGCAACTGCAAAAGCAGCCTGGTTTTACCTGGCCACAGTTAACCCAACACTTAAGCTTTACAGGCTTATCACGCTTACTCACCTTAAACCGCGATATATTCATTCGCAGCTTATGCCTGCAAGCAGCATTCAGTTTTATGGCTTTTTATGGCGCGGGGTTAGGTGACGATACCCTAGCCGCTAATGCGGTACTGCTCAATTTATTGATGTTGATATCGTATGCACTCGATGGGGTTGCTTACTACGCCGAAGCAGAAGTTGGCCGCGCTGTAGGGCAGAATAACCCCAGCTTATTGTTTGAATCAGTTAGCCTAGCATTTGCCTGGTCAGCGATTATCGCTGTTATTTTCAGTGTCTTCTTTGGGTTATTTGGCCAACATATTATCAACGCTCTGACCAATATCCCCAGCGTACAACAAACAGCCAGCACCTACCTTATGTGGCTTATCGCCATGCCTATTGTAGCCTTTGGCTGCTATTTATTTGATGGCGTTTATATTGGTGCCGCCCAGGGACATATTATGCGTAACAGCATGATTATCGCCACCTTTGGGGTTTACTTCCCACTCTGGTGGAGCTTGCAATCCTTTGGCAACCACGCCTTATGGGGCGCATTATGTGCATTTATGCTGTTTCGCAGCATTAGTTTGGGTTGGCATTATCAATATCGACTCAAACTAAAATTTGGGTAA
- a CDS encoding protein-glutamate methylesterase/protein-glutamine glutaminase produces the protein MIKVLVIDDSALMRQRLTQMLDTDDNIIVVGEAEDPYEARELIKQLSPDVLTLDVDMLKMDGLAFLRNLMRLRPMPVLMVSSLTKKAADITLEALSLGAIDYIVKPQNHYQNSLSLFQNNLVQKVTAAGQVSFDAPPAIRHHHAIAPPVTGKFKNGLIAIGASTGGIEAIQTILMALPANMPPIVITQHIQPVFSSSFVARLNQNCHLNVIEAQGGEKLTAGNVYIAPGDQHLAIEPEGNHFKTKLLNTGPVNRHKPSIDVLFNSVAEHAAQNSVGIILTGMGADGSTGLLAMKQKGAYTIAQDEASSLVWQMPSAAVAIEAASEVLPLTQISDKLLTLLTIS, from the coding sequence ATGATTAAAGTATTGGTCATAGATGATTCTGCCTTAATGCGCCAGCGACTCACTCAGATGCTTGATACTGATGATAATATTATTGTTGTGGGTGAAGCAGAAGATCCCTATGAAGCTCGCGAACTTATTAAACAACTTTCACCTGATGTGTTAACCCTTGATGTTGACATGCTAAAAATGGATGGGCTGGCTTTTTTGCGTAATTTAATGCGCCTAAGACCCATGCCAGTCTTGATGGTGTCTTCGCTCACTAAAAAGGCAGCCGACATCACCTTAGAAGCACTCTCTTTGGGGGCTATAGATTATATTGTTAAGCCACAAAACCATTATCAAAATAGCCTATCATTATTTCAAAATAATTTAGTTCAAAAAGTCACCGCTGCAGGACAAGTGTCCTTTGATGCACCACCGGCTATTCGCCATCATCATGCAATAGCTCCCCCAGTGACGGGGAAGTTTAAAAATGGACTTATCGCCATAGGGGCGTCAACAGGAGGCATTGAAGCGATTCAAACCATTCTGATGGCATTACCCGCAAATATGCCACCCATTGTGATTACCCAGCATATACAGCCAGTATTTAGCAGCTCATTTGTAGCTAGGCTAAATCAAAATTGCCACTTAAATGTGATAGAAGCCCAAGGTGGTGAAAAGCTCACCGCAGGTAACGTTTATATTGCCCCAGGGGATCAGCATTTAGCCATCGAACCTGAAGGCAACCACTTTAAAACAAAACTACTTAACACTGGGCCAGTAAACCGCCATAAACCCTCGATAGACGTATTATTTAATAGCGTCGCTGAACATGCGGCTCAAAACTCTGTTGGTATTATACTGACCGGAATGGGCGCCGATGGCAGCACAGGCCTACTTGCAATGAAACAAAAAGGGGCTTATACCATAGCACAAGATGAAGCTTCGTCGTTGGTGTGGCAAATGCCCAGTGCCGCGGTTGCCATTGAGGCAGCCAGTGAAGTATTACCTCTAACTCAAATTAGCGACAAACTACTGACCTTACTCACCATCAGTTAA
- a CDS encoding sulfotransferase family protein has protein sequence MTSKLPHSTSSLSTIPNPTLPNKQANKVFIIGLPRTGTTSVSVALLEQGLTVAHQAFTKQAFMLADAVSDAPCFSDYQQLDALFPSAKFVYLDRPMDKWLPSMQMLLSKMMVHLDKDNGRFHPIMKRSFNHCFDIWQIEDVCNEAHLAECYLRHQQQVSDYFAGRDDFISIDIGQPNSLQTLLTFLGIKDDDAIDFPVLNVGRNVASWDEYKHPHKISSNAAGPDKRKFFGYTLPKP, from the coding sequence ATGACTTCTAAGCTGCCCCATTCAACATCATCATTGTCAACGATACCTAATCCCACTTTGCCGAATAAACAGGCAAATAAAGTGTTTATTATTGGCCTGCCACGTACGGGTACGACTAGCGTGAGTGTGGCTTTACTTGAGCAAGGCTTAACGGTTGCTCACCAGGCCTTTACTAAGCAGGCGTTTATGTTGGCCGATGCGGTGTCTGATGCGCCGTGCTTTAGTGACTATCAACAACTTGATGCGCTATTTCCCAGCGCTAAGTTTGTTTATTTAGATAGGCCAATGGATAAATGGCTACCGTCGATGCAAATGTTGCTGAGTAAGATGATGGTGCATTTAGATAAAGACAATGGCCGTTTTCATCCGATAATGAAACGCAGCTTTAATCATTGTTTTGATATATGGCAGATTGAGGATGTATGTAATGAAGCGCATTTAGCAGAGTGTTATTTACGCCACCAGCAGCAAGTAAGCGATTACTTTGCGGGGCGGGATGACTTTATCAGTATTGATATTGGTCAGCCGAATAGCTTGCAAACCTTATTGACCTTTTTAGGGATAAAAGATGACGATGCTATCGACTTCCCTGTGCTTAATGTCGGTCGCAACGTGGCCAGCTGGGATGAGTATAAACATCCGCATAAAATCAGTAGCAATGCCGCTGGCCCTGATAAACGAAAGTTTTTTGGTTACACCTTACCTAAACCATAA
- a CDS encoding DUF3427 domain-containing protein, translating to MEQVGIYEKLITQLIDKNIDRDVFYLGERPLDSAEASIWLSRFLTNIIKYAIEAVPKGDDQLANQISLANKLVFWLKDHVSDDQLISENLLDSKGRILTALFEKKNPISTDFPEFTKAIYPLTGLSQSELFCGSNAGISLETELKREIRSADKIYWLVSFIKWAGIRIFKNELEEFTRSGKTLRIITTSYMGATDAKAVEFLASLPNTEVKLSYNTKRERLHAKSYLFLRNTGFHTGYIGSSNLSHSALTSGLEWNLKITSQEIPHIIDKSLNTFESYWQSSEFELFKGDIESKNKLHEALREAKGGYSDDSAFHFDIKPFAHQREILEQLDVERTVHQRYKNLVVAATGTGKTLISAFDFARFYKQHPEANFLFVAHRQEILKQALSAYRGVLKNNQFGELWVAEHKPNSYRHLFASVQSLNLQLESLPLTADFYDYIVIDEVHHIAASSYRGLLAHFLPKILLGLTATPERHDGQNILDDFCGVIAAEIRLPEAINQRYLCPFQYFAIDDDTDLRKIKWHQGRYDIAELSHLYTHNEQRVTRIIRSLKETVTDIRQIKALAFCVSKEHAEYMAKKFNLAGISADVLTSDNSHERQQKRQSLISGHVNILCVVDIFNEGVDIPDVDTLLFLRPTESLTIFLQQLGRGLRLTDDKQCCTVLDFVGNSRDEYDFSQKFRALVGKTNQSIKDEITNDFPHLPLGCRIELEEQTQAMILRNISRATMNASRLRQLINNFEHQSTLTLSLANFLRFNPNVNLEDIYKLKMSWLELVESAHKNQINEPNLDTSLAKAYYRAINNHLFACSSISYLQFLKQLIINNFSFDDMDATQCQFALMCHYNFWDKSGAELGFTNLNQSVAALRHAQLQAELLDVISLLIERIHHNELEMLIPAIPSLKVHSRYTREQILAASGASSFGKKSTAREGVLVLKALNVELLFVTLKKSVKQFSPTTMYHDYAINESLFHWQSQNSARPEYGRGLGYIEHEKEGRKLILFVREQATDENGRTMGFVNFGEVLYMAHSGTQPMSITWKLMTPMPDAMWHEAAKLAVG from the coding sequence ATGGAGCAAGTTGGTATTTATGAAAAGCTCATTACTCAACTTATTGATAAAAACATAGATCGTGATGTTTTCTATTTAGGAGAAAGGCCGCTTGATAGTGCTGAAGCCAGTATCTGGTTATCCAGATTTTTAACAAACATCATTAAGTATGCGATAGAAGCCGTTCCAAAAGGCGATGACCAGTTAGCGAATCAAATTAGTCTTGCTAACAAATTGGTTTTTTGGCTAAAAGATCATGTCAGTGATGATCAGTTGATATCTGAAAACTTGCTTGATAGTAAAGGCCGTATTTTGACGGCGTTGTTCGAAAAGAAAAACCCAATATCAACCGATTTCCCAGAGTTTACGAAGGCCATTTATCCTCTAACAGGCTTAAGTCAAAGTGAATTGTTTTGTGGCAGCAATGCGGGTATTTCACTTGAAACAGAGCTTAAACGTGAGATCCGCTCAGCAGACAAAATTTATTGGTTAGTGTCTTTTATTAAGTGGGCCGGTATTCGGATTTTTAAGAATGAACTTGAAGAGTTCACTCGCAGCGGCAAAACGCTGCGGATCATCACGACATCTTATATGGGGGCGACAGATGCTAAAGCGGTCGAGTTTTTAGCAAGCCTGCCAAATACAGAAGTTAAATTGAGTTACAACACTAAGCGTGAACGCTTGCATGCTAAATCCTACTTGTTTTTGCGTAATACAGGGTTCCACACTGGATATATCGGCTCATCTAACTTGTCGCATTCTGCACTGACCAGTGGCCTTGAATGGAATTTAAAAATAACCAGCCAAGAAATCCCCCACATCATAGACAAATCTCTCAACACCTTTGAATCCTATTGGCAATCGAGTGAATTTGAATTGTTTAAGGGTGATATTGAATCTAAAAACAAACTTCACGAGGCGTTGCGGGAAGCTAAGGGCGGTTACAGTGACGACAGTGCATTTCATTTTGATATAAAGCCCTTTGCACATCAGCGAGAAATCCTTGAGCAGCTGGATGTTGAGCGCACAGTTCATCAGCGGTATAAAAATCTAGTCGTTGCGGCAACGGGCACCGGTAAAACGCTTATTTCAGCGTTTGATTTTGCCCGTTTTTATAAACAGCATCCAGAAGCTAATTTTTTATTTGTGGCTCATCGACAAGAGATCCTTAAGCAAGCTTTGTCTGCCTATCGTGGAGTATTGAAGAATAATCAGTTTGGTGAATTGTGGGTTGCTGAGCACAAGCCTAATAGCTACCGGCATTTGTTTGCTTCGGTACAAAGCTTAAACCTGCAATTAGAAAGCTTGCCACTCACCGCTGATTTTTATGATTATATTGTGATCGATGAAGTACATCACATTGCAGCCAGTAGTTATCGAGGATTACTAGCGCATTTCTTACCCAAGATTTTATTGGGGTTAACCGCCACGCCGGAGCGTCATGATGGGCAAAATATCCTTGATGACTTTTGTGGGGTAATCGCTGCAGAAATTCGTTTGCCTGAAGCCATCAATCAGCGCTATTTATGTCCTTTTCAGTATTTTGCAATTGATGATGATACCGACCTTCGCAAAATTAAATGGCATCAAGGGCGATATGATATCGCAGAGCTAAGCCATCTTTATACTCATAATGAACAACGAGTTACTCGCATTATTAGAAGCCTAAAGGAAACAGTCACTGACATTCGTCAGATAAAAGCCTTGGCGTTCTGTGTCAGTAAGGAACATGCAGAATATATGGCAAAGAAGTTTAACTTAGCCGGTATTAGTGCAGATGTTCTTACTAGTGATAATAGTCATGAACGGCAACAAAAACGCCAGAGTTTAATTAGCGGTCATGTGAACATTTTATGCGTGGTGGATATTTTCAATGAAGGCGTCGATATTCCAGACGTTGATACATTATTGTTTTTACGTCCAACCGAAAGCTTAACCATCTTTTTGCAGCAGTTAGGGCGAGGATTGCGTTTAACCGATGATAAACAGTGCTGCACGGTATTGGACTTTGTGGGTAATTCTCGTGATGAATATGACTTTTCACAAAAGTTTCGCGCGTTGGTTGGTAAAACGAATCAATCGATTAAAGATGAGATAACCAATGACTTTCCTCATTTGCCATTAGGCTGTCGGATCGAGCTAGAAGAACAGACTCAGGCAATGATTTTACGAAATATTAGTCGTGCAACCATGAATGCTAGCAGGTTGCGCCAGCTCATTAATAATTTCGAGCACCAAAGTACGCTAACCTTAAGCTTGGCTAATTTTTTACGCTTTAACCCGAATGTTAATTTAGAAGATATTTATAAGCTAAAAATGAGCTGGCTAGAGCTCGTTGAGAGCGCACATAAAAACCAAATAAATGAGCCAAATTTAGATACAAGTCTGGCGAAAGCCTACTATCGCGCGATAAATAATCATTTGTTCGCTTGTAGTTCTATCTCATATTTACAGTTTTTAAAGCAGCTAATTATCAATAACTTCAGTTTCGACGATATGGATGCGACCCAGTGCCAATTTGCATTAATGTGCCATTATAATTTTTGGGATAAGTCGGGCGCCGAGCTAGGTTTTACCAACCTTAATCAAAGTGTTGCGGCGTTGAGACATGCTCAGTTACAAGCTGAACTCCTTGATGTCATATCGTTACTTATTGAGCGTATACATCATAATGAACTTGAAATGCTTATCCCTGCAATTCCATCTTTGAAAGTGCATTCAAGGTATACCAGAGAGCAAATACTCGCAGCCAGTGGCGCAAGTTCTTTTGGCAAAAAATCGACAGCCCGTGAAGGCGTTTTAGTCCTTAAAGCGCTTAATGTTGAGTTGCTGTTTGTGACCTTGAAAAAGTCAGTTAAACAATTTTCACCAACGACCATGTACCATGATTACGCGATCAATGAATCGTTATTCCATTGGCAATCTCAAAATAGTGCAAGACCCGAATATGGCAGAGGTCTGGGTTACATTGAGCATGAAAAAGAGGGCCGTAAATTGATTTTGTTTGTGCGTGAGCAAGCGACAGATGAAAACGGCCGCACCATGGGTTTTGTCAATTTTGGCGAAGTGCTTTACATGGCGCACTCGGGGACTCAACCCATGAGTATTACTTGGAAATTAATGACGCCTATGCCTGACGCTATGTGGCATGAAGCTGCAAAATTAGCAGTAGGATAA
- a CDS encoding Fic family protein — protein sequence MWIWQQQEWPDFIWDQTRINPLLRQIQFNQGLLLGKIGTESANQWTLDTMIANIVHSSAIEGEKLNVLSVRSSLANKLGVSEENPYPTTAQTDGLAEITIDALRNWQQPLNLTRILDWHALLFPSNQAVFNPVVGGQLRGSEPMQVVSGRLDKPTIHFEAPPRDTLDNSLIQFIEWFNQSITQADLDPLVRAAVTHLWFVTLHPLDDGNGRITRLLTDLALAQAEHRSIHFYAMSVSILERRKAYYAILESTQQVSLDITPWLLWFLETLNDAVQNSLNNIEQTIAKTQFWLRLDRRSLTPSLTTEQVKVLNRLLDGDFSDGISSSQYQTVAKVSRATATRHLAQLVEQQCLAKTGAGGRSTRYVLVL from the coding sequence ATGTGGATTTGGCAACAGCAAGAATGGCCTGACTTTATATGGGATCAAACCCGTATAAATCCTTTATTGCGTCAAATTCAATTTAACCAAGGTTTGTTGCTTGGGAAAATAGGCACTGAATCAGCCAACCAATGGACACTTGATACTATGATCGCCAATATCGTCCATTCAAGTGCTATAGAAGGTGAAAAGCTCAATGTATTATCTGTACGTTCATCTTTAGCCAATAAACTTGGGGTGAGTGAAGAAAACCCTTATCCCACCACGGCACAAACAGATGGCTTAGCCGAGATCACCATAGATGCATTACGAAATTGGCAACAACCACTGAATTTAACGCGTATTTTAGATTGGCATGCCCTGTTGTTTCCAAGTAACCAAGCTGTGTTTAATCCTGTTGTAGGCGGCCAGTTGCGCGGTAGTGAGCCTATGCAGGTGGTATCTGGACGTTTAGACAAACCGACGATCCATTTTGAAGCCCCCCCTCGAGATACGCTAGACAATAGTTTAATACAGTTTATTGAGTGGTTTAATCAATCAATAACACAGGCTGATCTAGATCCTTTAGTACGGGCAGCAGTCACTCATTTATGGTTTGTCACCTTGCATCCACTTGATGATGGCAATGGGCGTATCACTCGTTTACTCACGGACTTAGCTTTAGCACAGGCTGAACATCGTTCGATTCATTTTTACGCTATGTCAGTGAGCATACTTGAGCGACGTAAAGCTTATTACGCGATATTAGAGTCTACCCAACAGGTTTCTCTCGATATTACACCTTGGCTTCTTTGGTTTTTAGAAACCTTAAACGATGCCGTTCAAAACTCTCTTAATAACATTGAACAAACCATTGCGAAAACCCAATTCTGGCTTCGTTTGGATCGACGCTCACTCACCCCATCGTTAACAACAGAACAAGTTAAAGTGCTTAATAGATTACTCGATGGTGACTTTAGCGATGGCATCAGCAGTAGCCAATATCAGACAGTCGCCAAAGTCAGCCGGGCCACTGCAACCCGACATTTGGCCCAGCTTGTAGAGCAACAATGTTTGGCCAAAACTGGCGCGGGCGGCAGAAGTACAAGGTATGTGTTGGTGCTGTGA